A DNA window from Cloacibacillus sp. An23 contains the following coding sequences:
- a CDS encoding PEP/pyruvate-binding domain-containing protein yields the protein MTSAEKAKEEYFAWQPHDDPEFAPMICGKGTIGGKGRSLLFALRRLRGSDDPDMNRVKVPRSIYLSIEIFHKFLENVPSLDSLLKCGEPSEIECAFMRTPLPEEASLYIRNFLADMHDPVVIRSSSRLEDDVKHSFAGKYLSTFLGNNTGTLEERARGVEDEVRRIYSRTFFPAAEDYRKRHKLGGDDMGIIIIRMAGRWRGRYYYPTMGGVGYSQNFRRWTTRVRQDDGLVRMVFGLGTMSTKRGYARTVSLTNPILRPEGFSPEKISGIAQEHFHVIDAQHPNSLTTLDINDEWQQLLKYHPDFSAYAQLFSREDGEGAFTSIMKNMAQLGPGSKICFTFENFPRKYPIFYRRAKKILKFLEAQMGVPADMEFAYEPTEDSFCLIQSRPFWTNASDMEGMPEIDEKSIILQADRMVTHGAIPDIHKIVYVDYNLYFERRDFYGTARLIGELNEASGGEPYILVAPGRIGSSNPELGVPVQYSELTNCRGMVELGIPRLGYMPELSYGTHFFSDLEVDGVLYMPVFAGEDRNIFNLKWFERTPWTPWGNDTIRVYKGDFAAYMDGEKNRGVIVEKSANVK from the coding sequence ATGACCTCTGCCGAAAAGGCAAAGGAAGAATATTTCGCGTGGCAGCCCCACGACGATCCCGAATTCGCGCCGATGATATGCGGCAAGGGGACGATCGGAGGCAAGGGGCGGTCGCTGCTCTTCGCGCTGCGCAGGCTGCGGGGCAGCGACGACCCGGACATGAACCGAGTCAAAGTGCCGCGCTCGATATACCTTAGCATAGAAATATTTCATAAATTTCTCGAAAACGTGCCGTCGCTCGACAGCCTGCTCAAATGCGGCGAGCCGTCCGAAATCGAGTGCGCCTTCATGCGCACGCCGCTGCCAGAGGAAGCTTCGCTCTATATACGGAACTTCCTCGCCGACATGCACGACCCTGTGGTCATAAGGAGCTCCAGCCGTCTCGAGGACGACGTGAAGCACTCCTTCGCGGGCAAGTACCTCAGCACCTTCCTAGGCAACAACACCGGCACGCTCGAGGAGCGCGCGCGCGGCGTCGAGGACGAGGTGCGCCGCATATACTCGCGCACATTCTTCCCCGCCGCAGAAGACTACAGAAAGCGCCACAAGCTCGGCGGCGACGACATGGGGATAATAATCATCCGCATGGCGGGACGCTGGCGAGGACGATACTACTACCCCACCATGGGCGGCGTCGGCTACTCGCAGAACTTCCGCCGCTGGACGACGCGCGTGCGTCAGGACGACGGCCTCGTTCGCATGGTATTCGGCCTCGGCACCATGAGCACGAAACGCGGCTACGCGCGCACCGTCTCGCTGACCAACCCGATACTGCGCCCCGAGGGCTTCTCCCCCGAAAAAATATCGGGCATCGCGCAGGAACACTTCCACGTCATAGACGCGCAGCACCCGAACAGCCTCACGACGCTCGACATAAACGACGAATGGCAGCAGCTACTCAAATACCACCCCGACTTCTCCGCCTACGCGCAGCTCTTCAGCCGCGAAGACGGCGAAGGCGCCTTCACCTCGATAATGAAGAACATGGCGCAGCTCGGCCCCGGGAGCAAAATATGCTTCACCTTCGAGAACTTCCCGCGCAAATACCCGATATTCTACCGCCGCGCGAAAAAAATACTGAAATTCCTCGAGGCGCAGATGGGCGTCCCCGCCGACATGGAATTCGCCTACGAGCCGACCGAAGACTCCTTCTGCCTCATACAGTCGCGCCCCTTCTGGACGAACGCCTCCGACATGGAGGGAATGCCCGAAATAGACGAAAAAAGCATAATCCTCCAGGCCGACCGCATGGTCACGCACGGAGCGATCCCAGACATACACAAAATCGTCTACGTGGACTACAACCTCTACTTCGAGCGCCGCGACTTCTACGGCACCGCGCGGCTCATAGGCGAGCTGAACGAGGCCTCCGGCGGCGAGCCGTACATACTCGTAGCGCCCGGACGCATCGGCTCAAGCAACCCCGAACTCGGCGTCCCGGTGCAGTACAGCGAGCTCACCAACTGCCGCGGCATGGTCGAACTCGGCATCCCGCGCCTCGGCTACATGCCCGAACTCTCCTACGGCACGCACTTCTTCTCCGACCTCGAGGTGGACGGCGTACTCTACATGCCCGTCTTCGCCGGCGAAGACCGCAACATCTTCAACCTAAAATGGTTCGAACGCACTCCCTGGACCCCCTGGGGCAACGACACCATAAGA
- a CDS encoding PEP/pyruvate-binding domain-containing protein, with product MDYGEYYKSFDPYPYYEERGWLIGDGRIGGKAKGLSFANFVLEKNGLSDDVHLPDYSFVITTSVFNEFMEINNFWEKLENLRAHTDGPIIYKACAEAKLPHSLDEPLEKILDLIQAPLCVRSSSTLEDDVKLSFAGKYATCFSSNSGSREQRRGQLEAAIKEVYASTYNPAAREYKRKHGIKWGGERMAVLIQPIAGRQYGKMFYPELAGTAFSKVFRRPSPRIKKDDGVVRICFGLGTRTVDRAYARTFYLTNPNLRPEGTKPHEIVTHSQEHYDYVDLEKQGFASEHVAYTVKDIIKKHRMAQTYLQWFDDNSFHWIHTDTSNMNAPRPVFTFSELPSRCPKLFARIRKLLPLFEKELQLPVDMEFAYEASDDRFTLVQMRPLSVYDDKGRVQIPDVPLERTILRGDRMVANGRLEGVKHIIYVDPEIYGKKADFSDVARAVGEENDELDGERYILVGPGRWGSSNPMLGVPVRYDELSNSGCLVELGIPQKGMAPELSYGTHFFLDLDCDNILYLPVFDGAKNNVYNREWFESHKWKKTSHPAVRHYEGLFDVLLDGDTETGIVIDRTDGEGECR from the coding sequence ATGGATTACGGCGAGTATTACAAGAGCTTCGACCCCTACCCCTATTATGAGGAGCGCGGCTGGCTCATAGGCGACGGACGCATCGGCGGAAAGGCGAAGGGCCTTTCCTTCGCTAATTTCGTCCTCGAGAAAAACGGGCTGTCGGACGACGTGCATCTGCCGGACTATTCCTTCGTTATAACGACCTCGGTTTTCAACGAGTTCATGGAGATCAACAACTTCTGGGAAAAGCTCGAAAACCTGCGCGCGCACACGGACGGCCCCATCATCTACAAGGCCTGCGCCGAGGCGAAGCTGCCGCACTCGCTCGACGAGCCTCTCGAAAAAATTCTCGACCTGATACAGGCTCCGCTCTGCGTGCGCTCGTCCTCGACGCTCGAAGACGACGTGAAGCTCTCCTTCGCCGGCAAGTACGCGACATGCTTCTCGTCCAACTCCGGCTCGCGCGAGCAGCGCCGCGGCCAGCTCGAAGCCGCTATAAAAGAGGTCTACGCCTCCACCTACAACCCCGCCGCGCGCGAATATAAGCGCAAGCACGGCATCAAATGGGGCGGAGAGCGGATGGCTGTGCTGATCCAGCCCATCGCGGGACGGCAGTACGGCAAGATGTTCTATCCCGAGCTTGCCGGCACGGCCTTCTCGAAGGTCTTCCGCCGCCCGTCGCCGCGCATAAAGAAGGACGACGGCGTCGTGCGCATATGCTTCGGCCTCGGCACGCGCACGGTGGACAGGGCCTACGCGCGCACCTTCTACCTGACGAACCCGAATCTGCGCCCGGAGGGGACGAAGCCGCACGAGATAGTTACGCACTCGCAGGAACACTACGACTACGTGGACCTCGAGAAGCAGGGCTTCGCCTCCGAACACGTCGCCTACACGGTGAAAGACATCATCAAAAAGCACCGCATGGCGCAGACCTACCTCCAGTGGTTCGACGACAACTCATTCCACTGGATACACACAGACACCAGCAACATGAACGCGCCGCGCCCCGTCTTCACATTCTCGGAGCTGCCGAGCCGCTGTCCGAAGCTCTTCGCGCGCATACGGAAGCTGCTGCCGCTCTTCGAAAAGGAGCTGCAGCTCCCCGTGGACATGGAATTCGCCTACGAGGCCTCGGACGACCGCTTCACGCTCGTCCAGATGCGCCCGCTCTCCGTCTACGACGACAAGGGGCGCGTACAGATACCCGACGTGCCGCTCGAGCGCACGATTCTGCGCGGAGACCGCATGGTCGCCAACGGCAGGCTCGAGGGCGTGAAACACATAATCTACGTAGACCCGGAGATATACGGCAAAAAGGCCGACTTCTCCGACGTGGCCCGCGCCGTCGGCGAGGAGAACGACGAGCTGGACGGAGAGCGCTACATCCTCGTCGGCCCCGGACGCTGGGGAAGCTCGAACCCGATGCTCGGCGTCCCGGTGCGCTACGACGAACTGTCCAACTCAGGCTGCCTCGTAGAGCTCGGCATACCGCAGAAGGGCATGGCCCCCGAGCTCTCCTACGGCACGCACTTCTTCCTCGACCTCGACTGCGACAATATACTCTACCTGCCGGTATTCGACGGCGCGAAGAACAACGTTTACAACAGGGAATGGTTCGAGAGCCATAAATGGAAAAAGACGTCCCACCCCGCCGTAAGGCACTACGAGGGTCTTTTCGACGTGCTCCTCGACGGAGACACCGAAACGGGAATTGTTATAGACAGAACCGACGGGGAAGGTGAATGCCGATGA
- the mscL gene encoding large conductance mechanosensitive channel protein MscL: MTGWIKEFKEFAVRGNVMDMAVGVIIGAAFGKIVTSLVNDILMPPIGLLAGGIDFSNLFINLSGTPAATLAEAKAQNLPVIAYGVFVNTVINFLIQAWAIFLVVKFANRLRKPTPEPPKPAPRLCPYCCTEIPEQATRCPHCTSEL, from the coding sequence ATGACGGGATGGATCAAAGAATTTAAGGAATTCGCGGTACGCGGCAACGTTATGGACATGGCGGTCGGCGTCATAATAGGCGCGGCCTTCGGAAAAATCGTGACGTCGCTCGTAAACGATATACTGATGCCGCCGATAGGGCTGCTCGCAGGCGGCATAGACTTCTCAAACCTCTTCATCAACCTCTCCGGAACGCCCGCCGCGACGCTGGCGGAGGCGAAGGCGCAGAACCTGCCGGTAATAGCCTACGGGGTGTTCGTCAACACGGTCATAAACTTTCTCATACAGGCGTGGGCGATATTCCTCGTCGTGAAATTCGCCAACAGACTGCGCAAACCCACCCCCGAACCGCCGAAGCCCGCCCCTCGCCTCTGCCCCTACTGCTGCACGGAAATCCCCGAACAGGCGACGCGATGCCCGCACTGCACCTCGGAGCTGTAA
- a CDS encoding putative metallopeptidase gives MPARTEAEFDYEICSNKIRPIAEALIKKYDELHHIDPDKILFVVNHKSAGSKKQMTLAKTTKISPKWTELLYQLGACSYFYMIEFYAKTTAAMDESQMVALVYRELRRIGPEGELLTPDVHDWWQILMGLGRKWFYPDATCPNLLDDNVDWKKLMGTYYEEIHDGQ, from the coding sequence ATGCCCGCGAGAACAGAGGCGGAATTCGACTACGAAATATGCTCAAACAAAATCAGGCCCATAGCGGAGGCCCTGATAAAGAAATACGACGAGCTACACCACATAGACCCGGACAAAATACTCTTTGTCGTGAACCACAAGAGCGCCGGAAGCAAAAAACAGATGACTCTGGCGAAAACGACGAAAATCTCGCCGAAATGGACGGAGCTGCTCTACCAGCTCGGCGCGTGTTCATACTTCTACATGATAGAGTTCTACGCCAAGACCACGGCTGCGATGGACGAAAGCCAGATGGTGGCGCTCGTCTACCGCGAGCTGCGCCGCATCGGCCCAGAGGGAGAGCTGCTCACGCCCGACGTACACGACTGGTGGCAGATACTCATGGGCCTCGGGCGCAAGTGGTTCTACCCGGACGCGACGTGCCCCAACCTCCTCGACGACAACGTAGACTGGAAAAAGCTCATGGGAACCTACTACGAGGAGATACACGACGGACAGTAG
- the ppk1 gene encoding polyphosphate kinase 1, whose product MIMNNRELSWLVFNDRVLQEAQDKSVPLMQRLRFLGIFSNNQDEFIKVRVAKLIRLGQLRGLKPSQQAKRREAVEVLPQLYARMAESQEKFDATYNSILAEMAQAGINVVNETKLTEEQQKFCLDYYSSVVSERMVPFLVRKTTKMPFLSDGAIYLGVKMTGETPKSTRYAIVQIPVSSACPRFVELPPSAPGRRDIIYLDDIIRLCLHEIFFMFKYDSISAHTLRVVRDAQIDMDDDISKSLMEKMEEGIVNRNYGDPVRIIYDKEMPEDLLSLIVTKLTAKKGHGPSLDPGRRYHLKRDLMKFPRVRPDLEEKLPAPLRHPLIKPFASILEVVSGRDIMLHFPYHTFNHVIDFLREAAIDPKVESIFITLYRTAEHSKVINALIGAAKNGKNVTVVMELLARFDEGQNIEYADILQRAGVRVIDGVAGLKVHCKLILVERRERGGTRGYAYVGTGNFNESTAKIYSDFGLLTCRREIVADARGVFDFISSHRPLECRELLVAPYNMRSSFEKLIEDEIKNAKKGKEAYIKAKFNSLTDEDMINLLYKASRAGVKISLIVRGACCLQPGVPGQSENIRVISIIDIYLEHARMAIFCAGGREKIYIMSADWMTRNLSRRIEVGTPVYDEEIRGQLRKVFELQWNDNVKARDMEVFGANNYSSGNGGSEKCRSQLALHEFYKKAAEEEKEESAK is encoded by the coding sequence ATGATAATGAACAACAGAGAGCTGAGCTGGCTCGTTTTCAACGACCGCGTGCTCCAGGAGGCGCAGGACAAGAGCGTGCCGCTCATGCAGAGGCTCCGGTTCCTAGGCATATTTTCAAACAATCAGGACGAATTCATAAAGGTGCGCGTCGCGAAGCTCATCCGCCTCGGACAGCTCCGCGGCCTCAAGCCCTCGCAGCAGGCGAAGCGCCGCGAGGCCGTCGAAGTGCTGCCGCAGCTCTACGCGCGCATGGCTGAGTCGCAGGAGAAATTCGACGCCACATACAACAGCATCCTCGCCGAAATGGCGCAGGCCGGCATCAACGTCGTCAACGAAACGAAGCTCACCGAGGAACAGCAGAAATTCTGCCTCGACTATTACTCCTCGGTCGTCAGCGAGCGCATGGTGCCGTTCCTCGTGCGCAAGACGACGAAGATGCCCTTCCTCAGCGACGGCGCGATATACCTCGGCGTCAAAATGACGGGCGAAACGCCGAAAAGCACGCGCTACGCTATAGTGCAGATACCGGTCAGCAGCGCGTGCCCGCGCTTCGTGGAGCTGCCGCCTTCGGCCCCCGGCCGCCGCGACATAATCTACCTCGACGACATCATACGCCTCTGCCTGCACGAGATATTCTTCATGTTCAAGTACGATTCCATCAGCGCGCACACGCTGAGAGTCGTGCGCGACGCGCAGATAGACATGGACGACGACATCTCGAAGAGCCTGATGGAAAAGATGGAGGAGGGCATAGTCAACCGCAACTACGGCGACCCCGTGCGCATAATTTACGACAAGGAGATGCCGGAGGACCTTCTCTCGCTCATCGTCACCAAACTGACGGCTAAGAAGGGGCACGGCCCTTCGCTCGACCCTGGCCGCCGCTACCACCTCAAGCGCGACCTCATGAAATTCCCGCGCGTCCGCCCCGACCTCGAGGAAAAGCTTCCCGCGCCGCTGCGCCACCCGCTCATCAAGCCGTTCGCGAGCATCCTCGAAGTCGTATCCGGCCGCGACATAATGCTGCACTTCCCGTACCATACATTCAACCACGTCATAGACTTCCTGCGCGAAGCCGCGATAGACCCGAAGGTCGAGAGCATCTTCATCACGCTCTACCGCACCGCGGAGCACTCCAAGGTCATCAACGCGCTCATAGGCGCGGCGAAAAACGGCAAAAACGTCACCGTCGTCATGGAGCTGCTCGCGCGCTTCGACGAGGGGCAGAACATAGAATACGCCGACATCCTCCAGCGCGCCGGCGTGCGCGTCATTGACGGCGTGGCGGGGCTCAAAGTCCACTGCAAGCTCATACTCGTCGAGCGCCGCGAGCGCGGGGGCACGCGCGGCTACGCCTACGTCGGCACAGGCAACTTCAACGAATCGACGGCGAAGATATACTCCGACTTCGGCCTGCTCACCTGCCGCCGCGAAATAGTCGCCGACGCGCGCGGCGTATTCGACTTCATATCCTCGCACAGGCCGCTCGAATGCCGCGAGCTGCTCGTCGCGCCCTACAACATGCGCTCCTCCTTCGAAAAACTAATAGAAGACGAAATAAAGAACGCGAAAAAAGGCAAAGAAGCCTACATCAAGGCGAAATTCAACAGCCTCACCGACGAGGATATGATAAACTTGCTTTACAAGGCCAGCCGCGCCGGGGTAAAAATAAGCCTCATCGTGCGCGGCGCCTGCTGCCTCCAGCCGGGAGTGCCGGGCCAGAGCGAGAATATCCGCGTGATCAGCATCATCGACATCTACCTCGAGCATGCCCGCATGGCGATATTCTGCGCGGGAGGCCGCGAAAAGATATACATAATGAGCGCGGACTGGATGACGAGGAACCTCAGCCGCCGCATAGAGGTCGGCACGCCCGTCTACGACGAGGAGATACGCGGACAGCTCAGAAAAGTCTTCGAGCTCCAGTGGAACGACAACGTAAAAGCCAGAGACATGGAAGTATTCGGGGCCAACAACTACTCTTCGGGAAACGGCGGAAGCGAAAAATGCCGCTCGCAGCTCGCGCTCCACGAATTCTACAAAAAAGCGGCGGAGGAAGAAAAGGAAGAGAGCGCGAAATGA